The window CAGGCGGTGCCGTCCGTCGAGCCGCCGATGTACGGCCGGTCGGCGGCGGGCACCAGCGACACGGCCGCCGCCCACCAGAAGCTGGAGACGGCGAGGGCGACCGCGGCGATCGCGAGGTTGCGTATCCGGCGCAGCAGGCCGCCCCGGGCCGCGTACAGGTAGACCGCGAAGACGGCGGGCAGGGCGATGTACCCCTGGAGCATCTTGGTGTTGAAGGCGAGGCCGAAGCAGACGGCCGAGCCGACGAGCGGCAGCAGCCTGCCGTTGTGGACGGCGCGCAGGGCCAGGGCCGCGCCCGCGACCATCAGGAAGACGAGCAGGGTGTCCGGGTTGTTGTCGCGGTTGATGGCGACGGTGATCGGAGTGAGGGCGAGGACGAGCGCGGCGACGGCCGCGGCGCCGTGGCCCCAGACCCGCTTGACCGACGCGTGCAGGATCCAGATCGTGCCGAGGGCGGAGGCGACCAGCGGCAGCATCATCTGCCAGGTGCCGTACCCGAAGACCCGGCAGGACAGCCCCATCACCATCAGGACGACGGGCGGCTTGTCGACGGTGAGGAAGTTCCCGGCGTCCAGCGACCCGAAGAACCACGCCTTCCAGCTCTGTGTGCCGCTGAGCACGGCGGCGCTGTAGAAGCTGTTCAGGCTGGACGAGGAGAGGTTCCAGGAGTACAGTACCCCGGCCAGGACCATGATCGCGACCAGCGCGGGAAGCGACCAGCGGGGTGGCTTCCCGGGCCGCGCGCCGGACTCGGCGGGGGGCGGGGAGGAGGCGGCCCGGTCTGCTGCGGGGGCGGCCTGGGCGGCCTCGGGGGCGTGGGGGTACGGATCGGTGGCAGATGTCACGCGTGCATCGTGCGAGGGCGGTGTGGGCGAGGGCTGTGGTGAACCTGGGGCCCGGCTGTGAGTGGGGGAAGGGAGGTCCCATGGAAGCGTATGAACACGTAAAGAGGCGGACGGTCACAGAGGGGGCCGCCCTGTAACAGTTACCGGCGGTTCATGCAGGCTGTGAAACAGGAGTGGCCGGCGATGAACCGGCTTGCCGCGTACGACGTTTGACGGGTTGAGATCAACAAGCAATGACGCCGAAAGGGCACCCCGACATGTCGCTCAGCCGCACCCGCTCCCGTACGCTCGCCGCCGTCGGTCTCCTGGCCGCCACGGGGCTGTTCCTCACCGCGTGCGGCCCCGAGGACTCCGCAGGCGCGGAAGCCTCCTCTCCTGCCGGTGCCTCGGCCTCTCCCGGTGCCTCGTCTCCTGCCGCCTCCGGTTCTCCCGCGGCGTCCGGTGGCGCCGACGCCTCCGAGCCGCCGGCGGGCTCGGACGGTACGTTCTCCGGCACGTTGACGTTCCTGGCGCCGGGCAAGCTGCTGGTCGGGGAGCGTGCCTTCTGGGTCGCGGAGGACACGGTGATCCAGGGTGCCGGGATCTGTGGTGACCCCGAGACCGCGGGGGCGGAGAACTGCACCGCCGACCAGTTGGACGACACCGCGAAGGCCGGGAACACCAAGGCCGAGGTGTCGATCGAGAAGGGCATGGCGACCAAGGTCTTCGCCGCGGAGGGCGGGGGCGGCGACTCCTCGGAGAAGCCGGCGGGTTCGGACGGTACGTTCTCCGGCACGTTGACGTTCCTGGCGCCGGGCAAGCTGCTGGTCGAGGAGCGTGCCTTCTGGGTCGCCGAGGACACGGAGATCACGGGCGGCGACATCTGCGGCGACCCCGAGACCGCCGGGGCGGAGAAGTGCACCGCCGATGATCTCGACGCCGCCGCCGAGGCCGGCAACCTCACGGTGGAGGTGACGATCAAGAAGGGGATCGCGGAGCAGGTCACCCAGAAGTAGCCGGGGCTTCAAGGCCGCCCAATTCCCCTTCCGAGAAGACGCGTACAACCCCCAGCCGTTCCGGTGAGTCGAGAGAGGCGAGTGTGCCGAGGCGCGCTCGTTCGTACCCAAGGGGATGGAAGAACTCGATGACTCACCGGATATCCCGGCGTACCCGTGTGTTCTGTGCGGGCCTCGGTGCCGGGGTCCTGGTGCCGCTGACCGTGGCCGTGACACCGGCGACCGCGGCCGCGACACCGCAGGCGACCTGCACGTCGAACCAGTCGGCCCTGGCGACCAAACTGCAGAAGGACATCACCACGGCCCTCGCGAACCGCAGGGGCACCGTGGCCGTCGGTCTCCACGACCGGAGCACCAACACCACCTGCACGCTGAGACCGACGCAGGCCTACGACTCGGCCAGCATCGTCAAGGTGACCGTCCTCGCCGCGCTTCTCTGGGACGCCAAGAAGCACAACCGCTATCTCACCCAGCGGGAGTCCGATCTGGCCACCGCCATGATCACCAAGTCGGACAACGCGGCCACGACCAAGCTCTGGAACCAGCTGGGCACCACGAAGGTGAAGGGCTTCCTCACCGCGGCCGGCATGACCCGGACCAAGCCGGGGGCGAACGGCTACTGGGGCCTCACCCAGATCACGGTCCAGGACGAGCAGAAGCTCCTCGCGCTGCTCACCGCCAGGAACGCGGTTCTGAGCGACAACTCCCGGGCCTACGTGCTCAAACTCATGGGCAAGGTCGTCACCTCGCAGCGCTGGGGCACACCGGCGGGAGCCCCCTCCTCCGTCGCCGTCCATGTGAAGAACGGCTGGCTGTCCCGCTCCACGCACGGCTGGCGGGTCCACAGCGTGGGCACCTTCAACGGCGCCGGCCACGACTACACGATCTCGATCCTGACCCACGGCAACAGCACCATGAACTACGGCGTGACGACGATCCAGGCCGTGGCCAAGGCCATCCACAAGGACCTCGTGCCGACCAGAGCGCAGCGGTACACGCCCACGACCGACCCGCAGGAGGCCTTCCCGGCGGTGCCCGCTTCATGATCATCTGGCTCAACGGCGCCTTCGGCGTCGGCAAGACCACGACCGCCCGGCACCTCACCACCCTCCTCCCGGACTCCAGGCTCCTGGACACCGAACAGGTCGGCTACATGCTCCGGCACGTCCTGGGGAGGCCGGCCCGCGACTTCCAGGAATTCCCGCCGTGGCGCGGTCTCGTCGTGGAGACCGCGCGTCAGGTGCTCGACCATGTGGGCGGCACGCTGGTCGTCCCGCAGACCGTGCTGGAGAAGCCGTACTGGCGTGAGATCCGCACGGGACTGGTCCAGGCGGGCATTCCCTTACGCCACTTCGTCCTCCACGCCGACCACAACACGCTCGTCGAACGCATCCAGAACGACACGGACCCGGAGAGCATCGGTGCCCGCGGGAGGCGCCTGGACCATCTCCATGACTACGACGAGGCGCTGCTCTGGCTGCGCGGGGAGGCCGAGTTGATCGACACCACCGGCATCCCGCCGGCCGCGGTCGCGAAACTCGTCATGACGACGGTCCGGCATCAGGGCGCCTCCACGATGAGGGAGAACGTTCACCCGGGCTTCCTCGGAAGCTCACCAAGGAGTGCTAGAAACCCCCGCTGACCTGCGGAGTCCGGCAAAAAGAAGCGATTTTCCGGGGCAACCCTCGGCCCCGGTCCGCTGTCTGAATGGGTGATCGGAAACAACACCTGCCACACCCGTCACGGACAGTACGGACCGCACCGGCCGCACAGGTCGCACCGGCTGTCCGATCGCCGTTCGCCGATCGCGGTGAGGGCGCCGACGACTTCACCGGCGTCCTCACCGCCGATTCCGACTCCGTTCAGCACGCACTCCACGAAGGGTCTCTTTCGCATGCGCGTTTTACGAAGCATCGCCGCCACCTCCACCCTCGTACTGGCTCTGGGAGGAGCCGTACTCGCCGCGCCCACCGCCCAGGCGGACACAGCGGCCTCCACGGCCACCGTCGAGCGCTATGACGGCGCGATCTGGTACCGGGCCGCCGCCGGACAGGTGAACGACCTGCGGATCTCCACCAAGGTGATCGACGTCGACCCGAACGAGTTCGGCGGCGACTACCTCGTCACCTTCCGGGACAAGTTCGAGATCACCATCGCCAGCACGGACGTGTGTACGTACCCCTCGGCGACCGACCGCACCGTCGTCGAGTGCGTGGAGCCCGAGCCCCTGGGGTCCGACGACTCGGACATCTACGACGTCGACCTCGGTGACCTCGACGACACCGTGACGGTCGGCGACGACGTCTTCACGCAGGGCACCCTCGACGGCGGCCCGGGCAACGATGTCATCCGCGGCAAGGGCGCGAACGTCCTCAAGGGCGGGGACGGCGACGACCACCTCGAAGGCGTCGACGGCGTCTGGGTCAACGGCTCCTTCGGCGAAGCCGGCAACGACACCATCCTCACCGGCTGCGCGTACCACTGCAGCGGCGGCGCCGGGAACGACGTCCTCACGGTGACCGGCGAGGACGACCTCGGCTACACCACCCTGTACGGCGACGACGGCAACGACATCGTGCGCGGCAGCTCCGGCAACGACACCCTCTACGGCGGCCGGGGCAACGACACCCTGTACGGCCTGGCGGGCGACGACACGATCTTCGGCAACACCGGCGACGACGTGATCCACGGCGGCGCGGGCAACGACACGCTCTCCGGCGGCGCGGGCAACAACAAGGTCTACCAGGACTGAGACCCAGGACTCGACCGGAGCCGCGCGGCCACCGACACCCACGCGACTCCGGTTCCTGGCCCCCGGCCTGCGACTCCGGTTCCCGGCTCCCAGCCCCCGGTCTCCGGCTCCCGGCCCCCCTGCCCTGGCCCTGGCCCCCGGTCCCGGCTCCCGGCTCCCGCCCCCCGGCCTCCGGCCCTCGACCCCCGGCCTCCGGCCCTAGGCCCGGGCCCGCGGCCTCCGACCCCCGGCCCCGGCTCGCGGCCTCCGGTTCCCAGCCCTCGGCCCCCAGCCCTCGGCCCTCGACCCCTGCCCTCGCCCCCGGCTCCCGGCCCCCTGCCCTCGCCCCCGGCCCTCGACCCCTGGCCTCCGGCCCCCGGCCCCTGGCCTCCGGCCCCCGGCCCCCGGCCCTCGACCCCCGGCCTCCGGCCCTCGACTCCGGCTCCGGCTCCCGGTCCCGGTCCCTCGGTCTCGGCTCCCGGTCTCGGCCCCCGGGCCCCGGTCCCGGTCCCGGCCCCCGACCCCACTCCCGATTCCAGCCCCCTGACCCCGCCCCCTGACCCCGCCCCCGCCCCCTGAAAAGCTCCAACTCCCGCTCCCGCTCCCTGGAATTAACGGTCAGTACCCTCCCCCTCAACCCGCCTCCGCCTACCGTGACGCCATGCGTCTGAGACCACTTCTTGCCACCGTCACGGCCGCCCTGGCGGCGGCCGCCTGTCTTACCGCGGCAGCGCCCGCCAATGCCCAGCGCGGCAATGCCTGTTCGCCCTCCGTCTCCATCGAGAGCTTTTCCGACGGGCTCGACAAGACGACGTACGAGGGCACGTTCGTCGGCAACTTCTCCGCGCTCGCAGTGGACCGCGACGGCAGGATCGCCGCGGTCTCGGACCGGTCCGCCCTCTTCACGCTGGACCGCAGGACCCTGCGGCCCGCCTCCGTCGTCCCGCTCGCCGACGAGACCGGTGCCGCGCTCGACTCCGAGGGCCTGGCCGTGGACCGCGACGGCACCCGCCTGATCGCCTCCGAGACCGAGCCCTCCGTACGCCGCTACGCCCGCGACGGCCGCATCCTCGACCGCCTCCCCGTACCGGACGCCCTCAAGGTCGCCCCCGCGGGCCGCGCGACCACGAACCAGACCTTCGAAGGGCTCACCTTCCTCCCCGGCCGCCACACCCTGCTGGCCGGCATGGAGGGCTCCCTTGCGGGAGACACCACGGGCATCGTCCGCTTCCAGACCTGGGAGCGGCAGCGCGGCCACTTCGCGCTCGACGCCCAGTACGGCTACCGCACCGACACCGGTCTGAACGTCTCCGAGACCACGGCCACCCCCGACGGCCGCCTCCTCGTCCTGGAACGCGGCTTCACCGCGGGCGTCGGCAACACGGTCCGCCTCTACCTCGCCGATCTGCGCCGCGCCACAAACACGTCCGGCATCGACAACCTGACCGGCCAGAGCGGCGTACGTCTCGCCCGTAAGACCCTGCTCGCCGATCTCGTGAACTGTCCTTCACTCGGCGCCCAGGCCAAGCAGCCCCAGCCCAACCCGCTCCTCGACAACATCGAGGGTCTCGCGGTCACGGGCGGCGGTCACGGCCGTCTGAACCTGCTCCTGGTCAGCGACGACAACCAGAACCCGGTCCAGATCACCCGCTTCTACTCCCTCCGGGTCCGCCTCTGACCACCTCTCACCGCTGCCCCGAACAGGCCCCGATTGTTGCGGAGGGATGAAATCCCCTCCCGTCCGCGTTGGTGCCTTCCGGACGATCAGGATCGACTGGACGGATGGAAGGCACTCGTGGCAACGCAGCGGGGATGGGCACGACGGCTGGCCGGGTACGCCTGGCGGTACCCGAAGGACGTCGTGCTCGCGCTGGGCGCCTCGCTCGTGGGCATGGCCGTCATGGCCCTGGTCCCGCTGGTCACCAAGGTGATCATCGACGACGTCGTCGGGGACCACACGCGGGGCATGGCCCCCTGGGCCGCCATGCTGATCGGCGCCGGAGTCGTCGTCTACGTCCTCACCTACATCCGCCGCTACTACGGCGGCCGCCTCGCGCTCGACGTCCAGCACGACCTGCGCACGGAGATGTACGGCACGATCACCCGCCTCGACGGCCGGCGCCAGGACGAGCTGTCGACCGGCCAGGTGGTGGGCCGCGCGACCAGCGACCTCCAGCTCATCCAGGGCCTGCTCTTCATGCTCCCGATGACCGTCGGGAACGTCCTGCTCTTCGTGATCTCCCTCGTGATCATGGCCTGGCTGTCGCTGCCGCTCACCCTGGTCGCCCTCGCCGTCGCCCCGGCCCTGTGGGTCATCGCCAAGCGCAGCCGCTCCAAGCTCCACCCAGCCACCTGGTACGCCCAGGCGCAGGCCGCCGCCGTGGCCGGCGTCGTGGACGGCGCGGTCAGTGGCGTACGCGTGGTCAAGGGATTCGGCCAGGAGGACCAGGAGACCGGCAAGCTCCGCGAGATCGGCCGCAAGCTCTTCGCGGGCCGCCTGCGCACGATCCGGCTGAACTCCAAGTACACCCCCGCGCTCCAGGCGGTCCCGGCCCTCGGGCAGGTGGCCATGCTGGCCCTCGGCGGCTGGCTGGCGGTCAAGGGCCAGATCACCCTCGGCACCTTCGTGGCGTTCTCCGCCTACCTCGCCCAGCTCGTCGGACCCGTCCGCATGCTCGCGATGGTCCTCACGGTCGGCCAGCAGGCGAGGGCCGGAGCCGAACGCGTCCTGGAGCTGATCGACACCGAGCCGTCGATCAAGGACGGTACGAAACCGCTGCCCGCCGACGCCCCCGCGACCGTCGAGTTCGACGACGTGTCCTTCGCCTACGAGGACAGCCGCCCGGTCCTGGACGGCCTCTCGTTCGAGATCCGCGCGGGCGAGACCCTCGCGGTCGTCGGCTCCTCGGGCTCCGGCAAGTCCACGGTCTCCCTCCTGCTGCCCCGCTTCTACGACGTGACCAGGGGCGCGGTCCTCATCGGCGGCCACGACGTGCGCGAGCTGACCGTCGACTCGCTGCGGGCCGCGATCGGGCTCGTCCCCGAGGACTCCTTCCTCTTCTCGGACACCGTCCGTGCCAACATCGCGTACGGCCGCCCCGAGGCCACACAGGAAGAGGTCGAGAAGGCGGCCCGGGCCGCCCAGGCGGACCGCTTCATCGCCGCCCTGCCCGACGGCTACGACACCAAGGTCGGCGAGCACGGCCTCACCCTCTCCGGCGGCCAGCGCCAACGTGTGGCCCTGGCCCGCGCGATCCTCACCGACCCCCGCCTGCTGGTCCTGGACGACGCCACCTCGGCCGTGGACGCCCGCGTGGAACACGAGATCCACGAGGCCCTCAAACAGGTCATGGCAGACCGCACCACACTCCTGATCGCCCACCGCCGCT is drawn from Streptomyces liliifuscus and contains these coding sequences:
- a CDS encoding serine hydrolase; the protein is MTHRISRRTRVFCAGLGAGVLVPLTVAVTPATAAATPQATCTSNQSALATKLQKDITTALANRRGTVAVGLHDRSTNTTCTLRPTQAYDSASIVKVTVLAALLWDAKKHNRYLTQRESDLATAMITKSDNAATTKLWNQLGTTKVKGFLTAAGMTRTKPGANGYWGLTQITVQDEQKLLALLTARNAVLSDNSRAYVLKLMGKVVTSQRWGTPAGAPSSVAVHVKNGWLSRSTHGWRVHSVGTFNGAGHDYTISILTHGNSTMNYGVTTIQAVAKAIHKDLVPTRAQRYTPTTDPQEAFPAVPAS
- a CDS encoding esterase-like activity of phytase family protein, with the translated sequence MRLRPLLATVTAALAAAACLTAAAPANAQRGNACSPSVSIESFSDGLDKTTYEGTFVGNFSALAVDRDGRIAAVSDRSALFTLDRRTLRPASVVPLADETGAALDSEGLAVDRDGTRLIASETEPSVRRYARDGRILDRLPVPDALKVAPAGRATTNQTFEGLTFLPGRHTLLAGMEGSLAGDTTGIVRFQTWERQRGHFALDAQYGYRTDTGLNVSETTATPDGRLLVLERGFTAGVGNTVRLYLADLRRATNTSGIDNLTGQSGVRLARKTLLADLVNCPSLGAQAKQPQPNPLLDNIEGLAVTGGGHGRLNLLLVSDDNQNPVQITRFYSLRVRL
- a CDS encoding AAA family ATPase, which translates into the protein MIIWLNGAFGVGKTTTARHLTTLLPDSRLLDTEQVGYMLRHVLGRPARDFQEFPPWRGLVVETARQVLDHVGGTLVVPQTVLEKPYWREIRTGLVQAGIPLRHFVLHADHNTLVERIQNDTDPESIGARGRRLDHLHDYDEALLWLRGEAELIDTTGIPPAAVAKLVMTTVRHQGASTMRENVHPGFLGSSPRSARNPR
- a CDS encoding calcium-binding protein, encoding MRVLRSIAATSTLVLALGGAVLAAPTAQADTAASTATVERYDGAIWYRAAAGQVNDLRISTKVIDVDPNEFGGDYLVTFRDKFEITIASTDVCTYPSATDRTVVECVEPEPLGSDDSDIYDVDLGDLDDTVTVGDDVFTQGTLDGGPGNDVIRGKGANVLKGGDGDDHLEGVDGVWVNGSFGEAGNDTILTGCAYHCSGGAGNDVLTVTGEDDLGYTTLYGDDGNDIVRGSSGNDTLYGGRGNDTLYGLAGDDTIFGNTGDDVIHGGAGNDTLSGGAGNNKVYQD